The genomic window AACCTCCCGCTAACCATTGAATCTTTCCAACTGGAAACTACCTGATTCTGTTCAATTTTTATAAAAGCCAATTCCAACGCCCGGGTATACGTCATAGGCTGAATGCCTAACATTTGTTCTAATCTTCGGTCGTTTGCAATAACCGGTATACGCATACTATCTACTAGATTTAAAGCCAATTTAAAAGAGGTAGAGGTTACAAAATACAACCAGTAAGAGGATAACTTTGGGGTCATTATCGGTAATGTGTAGATGAAAAGGGGTAATCCTCTCATCCGGGCGTACAGCAGTAGCATCTTTTTATAAGTAAGTACGTTAGGTCCGCTAATATCGTAGGATTTATTATAACAACGCGTATCGCCTAATACCGAAGTCAAAAAAGTCAAAACGTCTCGAATACCAATGGGTTGTGTTTTAGTATTTACCCATTTTGGGGTGATCATTACAGGTAGCTTTTCACATAAATCCCTAATGATTTCAAAAGAAGAACTACCGGATCCTACAATAATACCTGCTCTTAAAACAGTGAGCGCATAGTCTGCTCCATACAAGGTTTCTTCTACATTTTTACGAGACCATAAGTGTTTAGACAGGTTTTTTTCATTTACAATACCGCTGAGATAGATCACCTGTTTAATTTGTGTCTGCTTTACATAGGTATTAAAATTACGTGCTGATATTTCTTCCTTTGTATCAAAGTCAGTGGTAGAAGAACTCATACTATGGATTAAATAGTAAGCAACATCTATGTTTTGAGGAAGTGTATCCGGTTGCGGAGTTTGTAAAAAATCAATTTCAACAATTTCAATTTTACTAAGGGTTTCTTTATCCACAGACAGGCGTTTTGCATCTCGTACACAACAAAGTACTTCATGCCCTTTATCTAATAATAAAGGTAAAAGTCTCATACCTATATATCCATTTGCCCCAGTAAGTAATATTTTCATAATAGTAAAGATGCTAAATTGCTGAAATGCTTTATAATTGTGATTTACGGATATTACATCTATAAATCATCTATATAGGTAAAGGCCTGATTTGATTTTTGATCAGTAATTTTCTTTAAGAATTGATGAACTTCTACTTGATCTTTTAAAACTTCGAATTTTACAAAGTAAGTGTCTTTGTGTATACTATATTCTTCAGATCTTCCTTTATAAACTACTAGTTTGTAATATGGAATGGGGAGCGCATATTTGTCTGCCTTTGACCCCAGATGTACTAAAATCCCTTTAGTTCTTAATGCTATTTGGCAGTACATAGGTTCCTGGTCAACAACCAGAAGATTATAAATTTGGATACTCACTTCTGTTATACGAAGAAGCCGTGAGGTGGTACCTCCTAATGCGTTTCGTTCTTTTAACGTAAAAGGTTTGCCTATAAGTTCTTCTATCTTTTTACGATGGGTAATTTGTACGGATGGATAGGTAAATAGCATTTTTCTTTAAAGTTACATATAAAATGAATTTACAAATAATAAACTGAACTTAAAATAATGAACTCAACTATGTAGAAGTTAGTATCTTTGCAGCCTTATTAGAAAAGCCATCACCATAATGAATATCCGAAGCCAGATTACAACTACTGTAAAAGAAATTGTTAGTGATATTTACGATACAACTTTAGATTCGGTAGAAATACAATATACCCGAAAAGAGTTTGACGGCGAATATACCGTTGTTGTTTTTCCAATGCTACGGCAAATCAAAGGAAATCCGGTTCAGATTGGAGAGGCTATTGGTAAATCTCTGGTTGAAAAAGTAGATGAGATAGCAACTTTTAATGTGGTTAAAGGTTTTTTAAACCTGGTACTTACAGATTCTTATTTTATACAGGCAATGACTAGTATTGCTGAGCAACCTACTTTTGGTTATGTATCGCAACAAGGCGAAGATGCCGTTCTGGTTGAATATTCTTCTCCTAATACTAATAAGCCTTTGCATTTAGGGCATGTACGAAATAATTTATTAGGTTATTCGATTGCCAATATTTTAAAAGCTAGCGGAAAAAAAGTATACAAAACTCAAATCATTAACGACCGCGGAATTCATATTTGTAAAAGTATGGTCGCCTGGTTAAAAGAAAACGAGGGAAAACCTGTCTCTGAACAAGATACCCCGGAGATTACTGGTAAGAAAGGTGATCATTTAGTCGGTGAATATTATGTAAAGTTCGACCAAGCATATAAGATTGAAATACAAGAGTTGATAAATGAAGGTAAAACCAAAGAAGTTGCAGAAAAAGAAGCATTAATTCTACAAGAAGCCCAAGAAATGCTCCGAAAATGGGAAGCAGGTGACCCGGAAACGGTAGCTTTATGGAAGAAAATGAATAGCTGGGTCTACAAAGGTTTTGAGGAAACCTACCAAACCATGGGTGTCGACTTTGATAGCTATTACTTCGAGAGTGATACTTATTTACTGGGTAAAGATATCATCAGTGAAGGTTTGGAAAAAGAAGTTTTCATTAAAAAAGGAGACGGATCCGTATGGTGTGACTTGACTAATGAAGGCTTAGATGAAAAACTGGTGCTAAGAAGTGACGGTACCTCAGTATATATGACTCAGGATTTAGGTACTGCCGTACAAAGGGTTAAAGATAACCCGGACGTAGGAGGGATGATTTATACGGTAGGTAATGAACAGGACTATCACTTTAAAGTACTGTTTAGTATCCTAAAAAAACTAGGGTATACCTGGTCACAAAATCTATTTCATTTAAGTTATGGGATGGTAGATTTACCTAGTGGAAAAATGAAAAGCCGGGAAGGCACTGTGGTTGATGCTGACGAGCTAATGCAGGAGATGGTAACCACGGCAAAAAAGATTTCTTCAGAATTAGGAAAACTGGAGGGATATACCGAAGAAGAAAAAAATTCGGTTTATAAAACTATAGGTTTGGGGGCATTGAAATATTATATTCTTAAAGTAGATCCTAAAAAACGAATTC from Aquimarina sp. ERC-38 includes these protein-coding regions:
- a CDS encoding SDR family oxidoreductase, which encodes MKILLTGANGYIGMRLLPLLLDKGHEVLCCVRDAKRLSVDKETLSKIEIVEIDFLQTPQPDTLPQNIDVAYYLIHSMSSSTTDFDTKEEISARNFNTYVKQTQIKQVIYLSGIVNEKNLSKHLWSRKNVEETLYGADYALTVLRAGIIVGSGSSSFEIIRDLCEKLPVMITPKWVNTKTQPIGIRDVLTFLTSVLGDTRCYNKSYDISGPNVLTYKKMLLLYARMRGLPLFIYTLPIMTPKLSSYWLYFVTSTSFKLALNLVDSMRIPVIANDRRLEQMLGIQPMTYTRALELAFIKIEQNQVVSSWKDSMVSGRFEKNIQKHVKVPKHGCLRDYKKIKIKNPNQVMHNIWAIGGETGWYYGDWMWKIRGYIDKLIGGVGLRRGRTHPDKIFSGDALDFWRVLVADKENNRLLLFAEMKVPGEAWLEFDLDENNVLHQTATFRPRGLLGRLYWYTMVPFHYFIFDGMLQNIVKHTSKKATPVEASTGV
- the argS gene encoding arginine--tRNA ligase; the protein is MNIRSQITTTVKEIVSDIYDTTLDSVEIQYTRKEFDGEYTVVVFPMLRQIKGNPVQIGEAIGKSLVEKVDEIATFNVVKGFLNLVLTDSYFIQAMTSIAEQPTFGYVSQQGEDAVLVEYSSPNTNKPLHLGHVRNNLLGYSIANILKASGKKVYKTQIINDRGIHICKSMVAWLKENEGKPVSEQDTPEITGKKGDHLVGEYYVKFDQAYKIEIQELINEGKTKEVAEKEALILQEAQEMLRKWEAGDPETVALWKKMNSWVYKGFEETYQTMGVDFDSYYFESDTYLLGKDIISEGLEKEVFIKKGDGSVWCDLTNEGLDEKLVLRSDGTSVYMTQDLGTAVQRVKDNPDVGGMIYTVGNEQDYHFKVLFSILKKLGYTWSQNLFHLSYGMVDLPSGKMKSREGTVVDADELMQEMVTTAKKISSELGKLEGYTEEEKNSVYKTIGLGALKYYILKVDPKKRILFNPEESVDFQGNTGPFIQYTYARIQAILRKAKEDGQDIYQVPTIELQDKERELLKLVLQFPEIIQQAAQDLSPAQIANYTYDLVKSYNSFFQNISIFGAQNEAQTQFRVTLSSIVGNTIKNSLELLGIAVPERM